The Euphorbia lathyris chromosome 8, ddEupLath1.1, whole genome shotgun sequence genome has a window encoding:
- the LOC136203616 gene encoding UPF0057 membrane protein At2g24040-like, whose protein sequence is MPSGCEICCEVLMAILRVCLRHGCCTIEVLICLILTVPGIIYAIYTIIFVNRDEFFDEHRRPLYSSSY, encoded by the exons ATGCCGAGTGGGTGTGAGATCTGCTGCGAAGTCCTCATGGCCATCTTGCGCGTTTGCCTCAGACATGGCTGTTGCACT ATTGAAGTCCTAATTTGCTTGATACTGACTGTTCCTGGAATAATCTATGCCATATACACCATCATTTTCGTCAATCGGGATGAGTTCTTCGATGAACACAGGCGCCCTCTTTATTCCTCATCGTATTAG
- the LOC136203615 gene encoding F-box protein SKIP1-like codes for MKNDEIETMAGSGLCSDWSELIQECLINIFSRLTLEQRWRGPMLVCKSWLSACKEPSLNTAFDLDYRFNSRIESSRWWIPDFEMKMDCMLRSVVDWSDASLTEIRTRHCSDSSVNFVAERCPNLLVLSIRSCPNVTDASMFQIAVRCTKLREIDISYCYEISRESLVMIGRNCPNLKVLKRNFLNWLDPSQLVGIIPDEYMNACPENGDEEAAAIAEFMPNLNHLELRFSKLTGKGLFTICEACLNIEFFDLSGCANLASRDIANAASSLKNLKQMKKSNFYVPRSVMHTERYGHWRLYDERFQTDVFRI; via the exons ATGAAGAACGATGAAATTGAAACAATGGCCGGGTCAGGACTCTGTAGCGATTGGTCTGAACTGATTCAGGAGTGCCTGATCAACATCTTCTCGAGACTCACTTTAGAGCAACGATGGCGAGGACCGATGTTGGTGTGCAAATCGTGGCTCAGTGCCTGCAAAGAACCATCACTCAACACGGCTTTTGATCTCGACTATCGGTTCAATTCAAGGATAGAATCATCTCGCTGGTGGATTCCTGATTTCGAGATGAAGATGGATTGCATGCTCCGGTCCGTGGTCGACTGGAGCGACGCCTCTCTCACCGAGATTCGCACTAGACACTGCTCGGATAGCTCTGTCAATTTCGTTGCGGAAAG GTGCCCAAATCTTCTTGTTCTTTCAATCCGGAGCTGCCCAAATGTTACTGATGCATCTATGTTTCAGATCGCCGTTAGATgtacaaagctaagggaaataGACATAAGTTATTGCTATGAAATATCTCGTGAATCTCTGGTGATGATAGGGAGGAATTGCCCTAATCTTAAAGTTCTAAAGAGAAATTTTCTGAACTGGTTAGATCCTTCTCAACTTGTGGGAATTATTCCTGATGAGTATATGAATGCTTGCCCTGAAAATGGGGATGAAGAGGCAGCTGCAATTGCAGAATTTATGCCCAATCTGAACCATCTTGAACTTCGATTCTCCAAATTAACAGGGAAGGGGCTTTTCACAATTTGTGAAGCATGTTTGAACATTGAGTTCTTTGATCTGTCTGGATGTGCAAATTTGGCAAGTAGGGATATCGCCAATGCTGCATCCAGTTTGAAGAATTTGAAACAGATGAAAAAGTCAAATTTCTACGTCCCTAGATCAGTAATGCACACTGAAAGGTATGGTCATTGGAGGCTGTATGATGAGCGATTTCAGACTGATGTTTTTCGAATTTGA